Proteins from a single region of Hermetia illucens chromosome 3, iHerIll2.2.curated.20191125, whole genome shotgun sequence:
- the LOC119652214 gene encoding uncharacterized protein LOC119652214: protein MSEDGFYYLYISLTLVPVYLAFRLIQWMGCALFINN from the coding sequence ATGTCGGAAGACGGCTTCTATTATTTGTACATTTCGCTCACGCTTGTTCCCGTCTACCTAGCCTTTCGGTTAATACAGTGGATGGGATGTGCACTATTCATCAACAATTAG